In Epinephelus lanceolatus isolate andai-2023 chromosome 7, ASM4190304v1, whole genome shotgun sequence, the genomic stretch GGGAGTCTACAGGGCCATCGATCTTACAGAATTGATCCATTGGTAGTATCAGACTCCAACAGAGGAAGTAGTTACTCTGAGGTGTCCAGTGGTTGAATTTGATTTCCATAAGTGAAATGAATAACACTAACATTTTTAGCTTTTAAGATTAGATTAAGGGTGTACATTTGAGTCAGAATTAAGATTTACTGCAAAGGCATGAGATAGAATAATGTCTTGATATTACATTTGAAATCTGTTAAGAATATATGCAATGCATAAAAGCTAAAATGACTTAAACTAAGACTTTCTAACCATTAACCATCTTGTGTGCTCTTGCAGGAGGAGGGAGTAGATGTGATGAACAGGGAGACTGCCCATGAGCGGTAAGCTGTGTATTTATGAATGGGATTGGTGGGTAAAGAGATCTGTTTGATGCTTTGTTGTTGGTTAAACGCTAAAGCCATTAAAATAATTCcttgttctttgttttttgtacacACAGGGAGGTTCAAGCTGCCATGCAAATGAGCCAGTCCTGGGAAGAAAGCCTTAGTCTGGTAAAGAGTGACTCTTCATTACAGCTTATCCAACCCCTGTCACTGCCCATGACATGTTCTGTTGCCTGAATCCTTTAAAAGTCAACTTTATTTTGCCTTCCCACCGCATGTTTTGGCCCTGGGCCACTGTTGGCCTCTCTATTTCTGTAGAGTGGACAAGTACAAACATGCTAGATTAACAAAACATTTGGAGTTAACAGGGCCACCAGTCTTTGAAGGTCAGGCTGAGTTGGTAGTATAATACTCCGACACTCTATTTGAATGGTTTTTACTACTTCACTGCATTGTACTGTAGAAATATGATGTAAGATACCACGGTAGCTAATGTGTTTGGTAATTATGTGTTCTTAGAGTGACAATGACCTGGAGAAGTCTGCATCTTCGTCTCCAAAGCGCATCGACTTTGTGCCTGTGTCGCCTGCCCCATCCCCGACCAGAGGGATAGGAAAAAAGGTACATCTGAcctcagtgtgtttacatgcccATAACCTGATTATACTGTGTATAAGCACATTAAAGTAGTAGTTAAAGCATTTTAATGGTTTGCGGTAACCTGATCTTCCTAACTACTTGAAATCAGATTAATTAATGGAGGTCTGTGTGGCATTCTGCAGGAAGCAATTTAGTAGCAGCAGAacaacaaaacctttttttcctgtttttgtaaatttgttttcctgcagcttgaaaaaaaagactgtacTTATTGTAAGTCAAGCCACATCAGTGTTTCCAGTGATCCATTCCTTTTTAGCTCCGtacttttttggatttaaaaaaaaaaaaaaaagtttatgtaTGCCACAGTTAATCAGAAAGTTGTGAAGTGGGTTTTGCCTGCGTCATTTTAACCTTAATTTTTCTAAGGTAACTTATGAAATATTCTAACACAATAGGGAAGATAATTAGAGTATTGCCTTAATCTGTTTTAATCTTGTgcatctttctctttctttcaagAAGCAGTGTTTCTCTCCTTCACTACAAATACTTGTAAGCAGTAATGGCCTAACACCCAGCCCAATACCCAGCCCAACACGACGTTTCAGGTGAGCAACAAGCCTGTAATTAGTAACTGCAGTTAATAACCCTGTAATCTACTAGTGTTACTTTACTCCTGTGCTGAATCAAAGTCAGTTTGATTACCTTCTCAGTAACACCATTTGTCTCCTGTTTCACTGTAATTTCTCTTTGCCAGACATGGTAGAAAATAGTAGTTAGGAAGAGTTTCCGTAATGCACTTTGCAACAGTTTCATCAAACTTTCATCATTTAGTCTGAGAAGTCTACAGATGACAGGTGTAACTGCTGATGGTTGCTGAATGTGGCTGAGTTTCAAAATATACTGGTTTGacaaagtttgttttctttgctcCTCAGCCGACGGAGTCAAAGCCCAATCAACTGCATCAGAGCCAGCATACTTGGGCCGATGAAACGCAAAGGTGAGGTACCCGACTCGTCTTGAAATTCTAAATGCTTCACTGAATGCTTTGAAAGTATTCTCATATTGTCTAAAGCTTAAGTTATTTTTAGGGATCCTCTTCAAACATTAAACCTGTTTAAATCTCTTTAGATGTCTCTTGTTGAACAGTTTTATGATTCAGGTTTTTTATTCTAGTCAAGTGCTTTTCTTGGACTCTGCTAATAAGTTCACACAATTctctttttgattttgttgcaTTCACATTGTACTTTAAAGATTTAACAACTGCCTGCACTGGCTCTGGTAATAAGCTAATGAGATCTGaaattaaaatgatgaaataaaacacactcaTCCAACTGTCCCTTTTAGAGCAACAACACGTGTGTATTGAGATTTATAGATGTCAGGTTCCCTTTTCTGCAGgtgagatggagacagagagtcAGCCCAAGAGGCTCTTCCAGGGTACCACCACCATGCTGTCCTCTGATGTCTCCAACCTGTCAGACCTCAGTTCCTGGTAAGACTTTGTGGATCAACAAAAAATATCAGAACAACTGATCAAAATTACACAGTTGAGATTATTCAGTCAACTGAAGCAAGGTGAGATTGTGAGGGCAGTGAGCAGTGGTTTATCATGATCTGTTAAAAACATTTGCATAGTGTTCAAGTTATTGACTCAAATTGGAGATATAAAACTGTGGGAAAATGTTCAAAATGCTTTGTATTTTCACCCAGTAATAAACATCAGCACACAGTATTTCATATACAGGCATGACATGTGCTCAGACAAAACTGCATCACTGAATGATTGGGATAAACCAATTAtgaaattctgggccgataCAGATACCAATGTTTAAGGTAACAATTTGACCGATaccaatttattattttgtttttgttaattttgtttttattgttgttttaaaggtttgttgttgttttttagtcCCCCTTTtttgccagggaaacaaagaaatcttcattatttaaaaaaaaaaaaaaactgtttttaagtCATTCAGTCTCAATGCTAtttttgaatgagcacaaattcaataatacaactttaaaagatgattttttttttgtaaagaacCGCTTGAAAAGTTTTTCAAAGTATATAATACACCTTAATTCCCTCTctaaaatctgttttatattgctgttaaaacatcaacacatttctccttcaaacagctgtatttgaTTGAGGTTCTCaccaaaactacattttacaaaattacatttgaacaaGTCATGATAATTTAGTATTTGCCTTCATCCAATGataatttttactgaatatagCTTGAATGCATCAGAGTTTAACTCTCTGCAACCTAGCAGCTGGTGACCAAACAACTAACATTAACAAGCACTTAACACACAGCTTTAGTCTCAAGCCCTGCTTTTTCTGCCCAAGCAGAATTTATGTGACACAACAGGaaaacatcagccactgccatTGAATGTCAGGACTCTGTGACTGTTaagcatattttttttgttttacagggtAATGTTCTCgtatcaaaaaggaaaaaaaattacagtaaatGGGCTCTGAGTTTTTCATTAGCTCCTTCCCTCACAGTAAAAGTTTAGACTGTAATACAACATGTTTGCCACAGTTAGCCTGCTGTCTTGCTGAGCTTGCCTTTTTCTTTCAGTCACTCTCCAGATTTGTTGGATGGCAGCCTCAGCAGCATCGGCTCCTCCACAGACTCGCCAGGCAAAATGGAGGGAGTGTCGCCCTCGTCGTCTAGCAACTCGCCCTTCGCTTCCCTCCAGGATTTGTCCCCAAAGTAAGCACGGGATAGCAAGAGACACTGTAACGGACTGGCGCCAAAAGCATCTCTCCAGGGAACAAGTTTCCTTCTCAGACCCTCCATCTCACCATTGCCTAGATTTAGTCCAAGTGGAATTTTCCACTTATGTTTTCGAGCAGCAGTCATGGCTACACTGTGGAGGGTCTAGATGTGTTTGACGTAAGGAAACTAAAGCCATGGATGAGTTTTAGCATAGAAGGAGTAAGCCTAGTGAAACTAGGAATGACTGAAGACACTGTGAGCACCAGCTGCTAGTAGAGGATTTGGATGGTGCTTGGCTTCATAGTGATATTGTGTTCATAAGTGGCTATGCTTCTGTCCTACCAGTTCCCCTCACTGGAGAGAGACATTGAGCACTGGACAAAGAAATGACTATTTGGATGTGTACATTTTCCCTGTTTTCGTGCTGGAAAACTTCTGTCCACATGCCTTTGTATGTACACAATCTGCAGATTTTGTAAGAAAATATTTAACTTATTGTTTTCCGgctttgtttgtatttatgtaCATAGTAACCTTGTCAGATGTCGTACATAGTTTTAAGTTTTGGCTGTGAGGTGAATGTGGGCACAGGTCTTCAACAGCATATGTTTTCTTTGTAAAGGAACATAAACTACTTGTGGGTTACACCTATGGAGattttcttaatatttttatgCTATGGGCTTTGAACTGtggtgattctttttttttccaagtttgGCGTTTATGCCCCATTCCCCATGACTTGCTGCATCTTTAATTGCCTAGTGTGAGCAATTAATGCACCTAGCAGTTAACTGGATGAAGTGAGATGGTCATCACTGTTGGGTGTTGAACACTAATGTTCTTCTGTATCCTGTGTTTTTGTCAGGATGTTTTTGTAGATACGCAGAAATTATTCCGTTTTCTTTCTAAAGGGGAAATGGTGTTATttatgatgttaaaaaaaaaaaaaagtttattataAGAATTGGATGGTGATAGGTTTCTATCCCCAGTAAAACCGTTCATATTGTCATTCACACCAAATCAACTGACTGCTGGAACGTGCAGCGAAAACAAAATGGCACCGTCACATTGTGAGTAAAGAGACTGCTGTTTCTGCtgtggttacttttttaaaatagcTTTTTGCACAGGATGCTCAGTCCTGTGATGTTTCAGCCTGTGTGTAAAGCAGAGAAGAAGTGAAACTTGATGTTTTCTTCAGACAACATTCATGAAATACAGCATGTAGAGGTTTGCCtgtactgtgattttttttttttttttttgcatctaaaTTTGCTCTCAAATGTCCTGGCTCTTAGTGTCCATAGCTCCTGTGTAACGTAAACATCTGAAGAGGGTTATGCTGTATGAGTTAAAGGCTAACTCTGTAACCTTTAATGTGTATGTACAAAAGAAAGTGATTGTAAATCATTTTATGGAAGTGTGCCCTTTAATTTATAGAAGAGAGTGGGTGCAGTTTTTTGACTGAATGTCTTTTTCCTTTTATACAGATAAGACAATGGAAAAAGCAGTCAGCTTGCCCTGCTGTTAACAAGATATTTttccaagattttttttctcagtcatCTAATGAAGTGTTCAGGGCATGATTTTGGCAAATAATCTTATACCATTGTAAGACTGCAATGAAAAGGCTGTAATCTGCCAAGCTGGCTCACACCTTGCCTATGCTTGTGTCTTTTGTGATTGCAATCGTAGCGAACATCAGGACtaaataaattatttctttattatgTGTGTATAGCTGTTTTAAATATGTCAAGATCATATCATTATGATCATCCTTCATGAGTTACTCTCTATTTTTGGTGGAAAAAAGGTTAAGTAAGGATGatatggcactcagcttgtggttgacaggtgtagtttggtggagcgaaaatagttcctacatgaaactgctcacaacaaagtctgtggattatcttgagtaaccaggtcatgagttctggaaagagacatttggcactttgagcacagcaagccaagtgccatctagttcattatattggagagaaggcagacatctctgcagctGATACCTCAAACACTCAgcgactcacaccaaaacaatctagactgataaatagcaacTCTGGATTTTCTGTGCTATGAAGCTGGTTCTTACTACTTACTTTACTAGGATAAAGCTTTGTGGTAACGTGTTGTTTAACAGCTAACCTGCTGTGGAGAAAGTTAACTTCACTTCAGAGTATCAGATCACAGCCTTTCAATaccccgacctctgaccaatTAGATCACTAAAGAAAAAAGGAACCATGAACGAAAGTCCGgagtctcaggtaaaaaaaaaaaaagggtaaacTGTATATTGTTAGAAGCCAGTAGTAATAGTAGGTCATTTCATTGTTTCAGAGGTCTATtaccactggttttaaaaccaTTGTTAGTTTACAACACTGAGGACATGATTTTAGCAGAATTTTATTTGAGTCTGCAGCGATAGCGTTGCTGTTTTACACTGATAACATGACTACAGCTCAAAATAGCATGAGATACCTGTGTGACTAGAACtagtaaaaaaaatccatacattttaaaatgtctccagttattacaaatgcaacattttgGTCAAACAGacatcatcagtcattaactactttCCCACCCATTACTTCAGCAGCAGTAACAGTCTGACATAACTttgaagtgttttatgtgacatactTGAAGTAGTTTCATCATCAGATaactaaataacaaaaaacactcTGAACTAATGTCCCATATAGGCCTAGTGATACCTAAACATAATTTAAGTCTCGGCTGACAATAACTTTATGGATagtattttttatatttctacatttctgttATAAAATGGGATTGTAGAATATCCTCTACATCCCACGCCATTGACATTTGACTGTAGTCGTTAACACTTTGACTGAActggttgataaccagctttgtagtacaggTTATCCAGACGGCCAGTGTCAaggttagtcaaaccagataacaGAAAGATAGCCTGGGTAAGATGAAGCTGCTTCATGGTACAGGCCTCTGTTAATGAACAGTTATTGTCATCAATACAAAGCTAACAGAGGCCTTATGACCAAGTAATGTGCGCTAAACCTCACTGACCCAGCGTGTTACGTACATTAAATAACCTAATCTATAAACATCATACCAGACATCTGTATTGAGTCTTTTATTAAACATTTGATGGAGCATTGATATAGTACTGCGAACAAACCATTGTCTTCAAAAGAAGATCTTTCCTTTGGTGACATGTAAAAATACCTTACTGCTGGAAAAAACAAATACTCCTCCAGATAAGGTATCCACACATGCAAAAAACTGCATTTAGTCCTCAGAGCCTACACTAAAAATGCTTTGAAACATCAATATAATGATGGTTACAGGTGAATACCATAACAAAACTTTAATGGCTTTATATACATGTGTAATGTTTGCATGTCGATTCCTTTACACTCAAGTTAACCATATTCTGTTACATAATGgcaataaaaatacagacacaggAAATATGAGGTCAAACACTTTATAAATGGCCTCATGTTTCTTCACAGGCCCTGCTCAGGGACAGCTCTTCTCACACTACCATTCCTTTGACCTATGCGCCCGAGGTCTCCGCTGTTTGCGTCAGTTCAGTATTGTGTCAGTTTACGTATTAACACAAACGTGTGGATTTGAAAACAAGTAtcctaaaatgtatttttcagggGGACGAGGTGAACTGAGTAAGTACCACGTTCCTCTGCTGTCAGCTGTACTCATTTAAGTGTCGCAGTGCCTCTGGTGTGAGGATGTTCTCGTCGTCCTTTAGGTcatttcccctcctcctctcagctCACGGCACTTCATGTGCGCAGTATGACCATCGTAAGAAGACCTAAAATACAACAAGACACAGAACAGGATATTGAACAACAGCGGTGTAGTTCACATTTAGTTTTTCAACATACATTCTGTCTTTGCCTATTAGACAGGTTTGTGTTACTTACCGAGAACATAAGCAGCTACAAGTTTCTTGTTAACACTTAAGTGGAGGTAGACAGGCACAGTAGATTCTTGCTCCCCCAGGGTCGGGAGCATCAGGGCGGCCATACACACCAGCCCAAGCAGCACCGTCAGCAGACTGGGGCCTCCAGCAACAGGACGGCTCTCTGTCAGgtgcacacagatgcacacactgCCATCAGATGCATCACTCAGAATGGCTGACAAGTAATATATTTTAAAGGATGTGAACAAAGCCCAtgaaaaaagcaaaaccaacaaTGCATTAGATTGTCTTTCAATACTCGCCAGTCTGTCTCTGGCttattaataaatacattaatctGTAATAATGGGTCAACAGCCTGATTTACCAGTTACTAAGTTGTTATTTATGCATTACTAAAAATCAAAGCAGTTGCACCATGGAGACAAGTGGCTCCTGTCAGCCAGAGAGCTAATGTGCATGGTAACCATGACGAAAGAACTTATGCCCCAAGTAGTCATGGTGCAACCAGCTTTAATAGCTGATTTGGTTACAAACAAATACTTattgagtcttttttttaaaacagcagggcactgtagtttttagcaagCATTACTCAACCTGGAATAAATAGAGTATCTGTTGGAGACTATTTTATAGCGCAGATTTGGTGCTCTACTtagtatttacagcagcaggatggtgtatgcGGGaatgactcaaaataaactttagtGTGGGTTCATGGTAATGCAGGAAGATGTTACCCAGTGCGAAGGTGTGGTTCACTGATGAGGAGGCTGAGGGGAATAATATCTATCAGGCTTTGGATACACAGACAGTACTTGTTGGTAGGATCAATTCATTGTAGGTGTATGTAGGTTTTTATCCTTTAACACATTTTCTGCAGGTGCTGGTACAAGTGACTACTCTGCCACCTcagcatttgtgtgtttgttaaagCAGTTACAGCAGCACATGCATAAAATGAAGATTCATCTTATCTTGAACACATTAAGGCTTTGATTTGTACTACTGGTTTGAATGCAGAAAAATTAAGCTATGATTGTGTGAAAAGATGTAACTATGTGTGCGATAGTCTGAACAGGAAGCAGGTTAACATGGTATCAGCAATACAGGACAGACACCTACCTTGCTGCAAGATCAAATGCCAAAATTACAACCTGTATGTTATTCTTGTCATACTATGTCTGTGAGACCAATATCTTTTTTAAACTAGATAAGACAGATAGGCAGATAGCTACTAAACATAGCCCCAGTAAATGGTAATAAGTTCCTGAATTTGAGTTTATGAGCATTTGgctccatctagtggtgagaccACAGAGCAGTCCTTCATCCTACCTGTCTGAAATGCAGTCTGTTCAAAAAACTCGCTGTCTGCGAACTGCTCTTTGATTCTGCGTTCCTCATCTTGGGGCCGGGGGCTGGGCGGCTCCTGTGAGGCAGAGGGACGGAGCGTGGCCGTCACCTCTTTGCGACCCAGAGCTTTCCGCTGACTCTGCTCCGACACCTGCAGTCGGAACTTGTCGTACACCCCATAATGGCATGCACGCACATCCCGGTGTCTGATTACTCTGTGTGGGCACAGAAATTAAGACAGGCTACTTACTTCACCAGATGGGCAGGTCAGTTGTATAAACAACCATCTGGCTCAAAACATACAGTCAACACTGCCCAACAAACATAAAAGTTAATGTTTAGTAAACAATGATAACACAGATGGAAAACCACAGGGAACAACAAGCTTGTAGATAAGGAATGTAGTCCCTTTATTGTTTTATCACTACATGAAAAAAGACAGACTCACATGTCAACACAACACTGTGGCTTAACAGCTCCGGTGGCATCCACCACAGTGTACTTGTTTGGCGCTGTGCACAGCACTGataacaagaaaaaagaaaagtttatcTAAATAACCTGGAGTGTGTGACACAAATAATACATCATACACAGAATCCCAAatggattgttttggtttggacCGACTCTGCCGACTGACCTTTAAACTTGAGGGCGAACTCATAGGGGTTGTAGAGGGTGAGCACCTGCTTGTGAGACGTCTGCTCATCTGCATAGAAGACGAGCTCAGTGGGGAACACGAACACGGGAAGGCTTCCTTCCACCAGCTCAGGCTGtcgatgctgctgctgcattggCTCCAGCTGAGCTCTTCTCCTTCCCCGTCCACGGTCTGCCTGGGCCCCCCACCCTTCTCTCCACAAACTCTCGAGCTGTGTAGAATCCCTTCAGGTGGAAACGGCACTTCCCACTCTCATCGCCTCAGGGCCATGACTTGGGACTGTGAAGAGACACAATAAGAGGCAGTGGTATaatacttaaatacattttaagacactcattttttattacactacatgtcatgagaaaatgttgcatttatgagtccaaaatctgttgtttttcaTTACTTTGTACTTAAACATTGTGCATGTGATAAATACAATAAAGCTCATATGGTGCACTACCAAAAATTCAACCACAGCACAACTGATACTGGACTTTTGAGGCCAAGGCCAACGTCAATAATTGAGAgttaataaaaatcaaataacaGTATATTGATTATGCTAATGACCATAAACAAAATACGTCATCATTTCACTAATGCAATTTCTTGAGACTTACAGgcatatacactgcctggccaaaaaaaaaagtcgccacctggatttaactaagcaaataggtacgagcctcctattggataattactgcatgggcgattatctttcagctggcaacaagttatttaaccccaactggtgcaatgagttgcttctcatttcctaaacaaccatgtcgaaagacacatcccgtggtcatggaaaagatgttagtctgtttgagaagggtcaaatcattggcatgcatcaagcagagaaaacatctaaggagattgcagaaactactaaaactgggttaagaactgtccaacgcattattaaaaactggaaggatagtggggacccatcgtcttcaaggaagaaatgtggccggaaaaaaatcctcaatgatcgtgatcggcgatcacttaaacgtttggtgagatcaaatcgaagaaaaacaacagtagaactcagggctatgtttaatagtgaaagtaagagcatttccacacgcacaatgcgaagggaactcaagggattgggactgaacagctgtgtagccttaagaaaaccactaatcagtgaggctaaccggaaaaaaaggcttcaatttgctagggagcataaagattggactctggagcaatggaagaaggtcatgtggtctgatgagtccagatttaccctgttccagagtgatgggcgcatcagggtaagaagagaggcagatgaagtgatgcacccatcatgcctagtgcctactgtacaagcctgtgggggcagtgttatgatctggggttgctgcagttggtcagctctaggttcagcaacagtatgtgctcaaagaatgaggtcagctgactacctgaatatactgaatgaccaggttattccatcaatggattttttcttccctgatggcacgggcatattccaagatgacaatgccaggattcatcgggctcaaattgtgaaagactggttcagggagcatgagacatcattttcacacatggattggccaccacagagtccagaccttaaccccattgagaatctttgggatgtgctggagaatgctttgcgcagcggtcagactctaccatcatcaatgcaagatcttggtgaaaaattaatgcaacactggatggaaataaatcttgtgacattgcagaagcttatcgaaacaatgccacagcgaatgcgtgccgtaatcaaagctaaaggcggtccaatgaaatattagagtgtatgaccttttttttggccaggcagtgtatactgcatatatacatatatactttGATCTGAGAGGGACCACTTACAAAGCTGTACGCTAAAAACTAACTTTAAATGCAGGATTTCATGGGGAGATAAAGGGATGAAGGCAGAGCAGGGCAATAACAGAGGGTCGGGGCAATTTAGTTCAAGTTTAAATAACTTAAGTTCAACAAAGCAAACAGTGTTAGGTACACGCCATGTGGCTGGTCACGTGCCCTTGAGTGTTTACATGGTTACAAGGAACCACTCGTTGTGTCGCAACACTTTGCTCTCCATGTACCCATAAACATCACGATTGGTTTAATATAACGCCAGCAGCGAAGCTTTTTAGTTGGGTTTTTATTACTgagatatatattttatgattaAGTATCGTGCCATCTTTGTGTGTCGGTGTCGTGTAAGCTTAAAATGTAAGCTACCTTTAAAGTGCACTGTAATGGTCGGTGACAACGTAAACAGACACAagaaattagatatttgtgCCAATATGTTGGTTGTATATTAGGCAACAGTGACATTTAAAGAAAATTCAACCATATTTGTGGCTACTCTCTAACTGAACCCCACAGTATGACCGCATTAACACGCTGTAACACTGTAATAACACATCGTTATGGTGTAATGCTAACGCTGTACAATAGTGTTAGCGTTAGCCGGCTAGGAAACCCCCAGATGTTAGCTGATAGCCACTTATCGCCGTCTACGCGCAGTGTCATtacaggaaataaaacataGAGCCGTTTTATTTGAAGACAACACACAGAGTGAGACTTTACCTTGTTGTCAGCACACAGGTCCGTGTAACGTCGGTGCTATCACCTCGGTTTGTGCCTCTGATCCCACCCCGTTGTTGTTTCTCTTCAGCCCTTTTTTCTTTGTCAATAATATACTGCAGACCTCGCGGTGCATGCCGGGACGGCGGAGGGCGAGAGAGTGCGTGCAAGACGTCAACAAAGCCGACGTAAAAAGCTCCAAGCAAGGAGTGAGATGTGTGGTAATAACTTCAAAACGTTGCTTGTGTAAAGCATGTAGGCGTGTTATAAAGGCCCTAAAGCACAACAAATCAGTTATATCTGCGGAATACTGTGAGATATTAACTGAACTAGAATAATAAGCCTGTTAAAGTACAAAGAAGCTAAACATTGTGACAGACAGCTACTTCCACTATGGACTGAAGCGAATTGATTTTCGAAGTGTTTCACCACGAGTATCCTTAAAGAATATAATTGTCTACCAAGCTAGGCATAAAAAAAGCCTCAACTCTACATTCAGAGTCAGGTTGATGTTGAATCCGAAAAACTAGATTTCCCCTCCATGCAACCTACTTTTCATTCGcagcaaacacagaaaaacaaatgcaagtGTTACACAAAACATGCAGCATACTGTGGACAAACCTGTCCAGGAGCGATAAGGCCTTCATCTGCAGGTAGGCATTGTGTCTGTGGCTGGCCACTGTGACCTTCCACTAACCTTTAAATCCAAGAGATAATTTATTCTAATCTCTTTTGATATAAAGTCTGAGTCTATAATAAACACAAGCTTGTGGCCATTTGTAATTTAAT encodes the following:
- the pabir2 gene encoding protein FAM122B isoform X2 — translated: MNWWRAALASKMNNSGVLPQEKMELDLEIPSSLVQTDGHLRRSNSAPMINGLSDNSQVFQREVLRSRRNSTTVVNRPNMVPSSPIRVPSTRLHQIKQEEGVDVMNRETAHEREVQAAMQMSQSWEESLSLSDNDLEKSASSSPKRIDFVPVSPAPSPTRGIGKKQCFSPSLQILVSSNGLTPSPIPSPTRRFSRRSQSPINCIRASILGPMKRKGEMETESQPKRLFQGTTTMLSSDVSNLSDLSSCHSPDLLDGSLSSIGSSTDSPGKMEGVSPSSSSNSPFASLQDLSPK
- the pabir2 gene encoding protein FAM122B isoform X3; translation: MVPSSPIRVPSTRLHQIKQEEGVDVMNRETAHEREVQAAMQMSQSWEESLSLSDNDLEKSASSSPKRIDFVPVSPAPSPTRGIGKKKQCFSPSLQILVSSNGLTPSPIPSPTRRFSRRSQSPINCIRASILGPMKRKGEMETESQPKRLFQGTTTMLSSDVSNLSDLSSCHSPDLLDGSLSSIGSSTDSPGKMEGVSPSSSSNSPFASLQDLSPK
- the mospd1 gene encoding motile sperm domain-containing protein 1, which produces MQQQHRQPELVEGSLPVFVFPTELVFYADEQTSHKQVLTLYNPYEFALKFKVLCTAPNKYTVVDATGAVKPQCCVDIVIRHRDVRACHYGVYDKFRLQVSEQSQRKALGRKEVTATLRPSASQEPPSPRPQDEERRIKEQFADSEFFEQTAFQTESRPVAGGPSLLTVLLGLVCMAALMLPTLGEQESTVPVYLHLSVNKKLVAAYVLGLLTMVILRT
- the pabir2 gene encoding protein FAM122B isoform X1 — encoded protein: MNWWRAALASKMNNSGVLPQEKMELDLEIPSSLVQTDGHLRRSNSAPMINGLSDNSQVFQREVLRSRRNSTTVVNRPNMVPSSPIRVPSTRLHQIKQEEGVDVMNRETAHEREVQAAMQMSQSWEESLSLSDNDLEKSASSSPKRIDFVPVSPAPSPTRGIGKKKQCFSPSLQILVSSNGLTPSPIPSPTRRFSRRSQSPINCIRASILGPMKRKGEMETESQPKRLFQGTTTMLSSDVSNLSDLSSCHSPDLLDGSLSSIGSSTDSPGKMEGVSPSSSSNSPFASLQDLSPK